A part of Myxococcales bacterium genomic DNA contains:
- the gnd gene encoding decarboxylating 6-phosphogluconate dehydrogenase: protein MQIAIVGLGRMGQNMAKRLLDAGHLVVGYDRSPQVRADMNESNMVVVNSLQEIHGVLKPPRVVWVMVTHGDPTHQVIQQLKQVLEFGDIVVDGGNSHFVDSIKHNKDLSHSGINFLDVGVSGGVFGLKRGYCLMAGGDEKIFWHLEPIFKSLAPGEHAASKTKNRKVNHSSAHQGYYYCGKSGSGHYVKMVHNAIEYGMMQSFAEGFELLKNADVKHLPEEQQFYFDLREISELWRRGSVVGSWLLDLLSHALHQDPHLDSFFGHVPDSGEGRWALMEAIKQNTPSPNLANSLFTRFRSRQEQSFSEKTLSALRKEFGGHSEDQDKK from the coding sequence ATGCAAATAGCAATCGTTGGATTAGGTCGTATGGGACAAAATATGGCGAAGCGTTTGCTCGATGCGGGTCATCTCGTTGTGGGCTACGATAGATCGCCTCAAGTACGCGCTGATATGAATGAATCAAATATGGTTGTAGTGAATTCTCTTCAAGAAATACACGGAGTACTTAAACCACCTCGAGTTGTGTGGGTTATGGTTACTCATGGTGATCCCACTCATCAAGTTATTCAGCAATTAAAACAGGTGCTGGAATTTGGAGATATCGTTGTCGATGGTGGAAATTCACATTTTGTCGATTCAATCAAACACAATAAGGACCTTTCACATTCAGGAATTAATTTTCTCGATGTCGGAGTGAGTGGTGGCGTATTTGGTCTCAAGCGTGGTTATTGTTTGATGGCAGGAGGCGATGAAAAAATTTTTTGGCATCTTGAGCCAATATTCAAAAGCCTTGCTCCAGGAGAACATGCCGCATCAAAGACCAAAAATCGCAAGGTCAATCACTCGTCGGCACATCAAGGATATTACTATTGTGGAAAGAGCGGATCGGGTCATTATGTAAAAATGGTTCACAATGCAATTGAATATGGCATGATGCAATCGTTTGCGGAAGGATTTGAATTGCTAAAAAATGCCGATGTCAAACATTTGCCTGAAGAACAGCAATTTTATTTTGACCTAAGAGAAATTTCTGAACTGTGGCGAAGAGGATCTGTTGTTGGATCATGGCTTTTGGATTTACTTTCTCATGCTTTACATCAAGATCCCCATCTTGATTCTTTTTTTGGGCATGTGCCAGATTCGGGTGAGGGGCGCTGGGCTTTAATGGAAGCTATAAAACAAAATACGCCATCTCCAAATCTTGCCAATTCATTATTTACCCGCTTTCGTTCTCGACAAGAGCAATCTTTTTCGGAAAAAACTTTATCTGCTCTGCGTAAAGAATTTGGTGGACATAGCGAGGATCAGGATAAAAAATGA